AAAAATAGCAGTACTGGTTATATAGAACATACTGTTGTTAAAGGAGATACTCTGTATTCTCTTTCAAGAAAATATGGAACTACTGTTGATGCAGTTGTAGCAGCAAATCCTGAAATTACTGACGGACAAAGTATTAAAATAGGACATACATATAAATTCCCTTCAGGAAATAAGACTGTTAAGGAAATTCCTGAAAATATATCTGAAGAAAATATAAATAATAATTTTGAAGAAGAAACTCTTTCAGCAGAAATGCCTGATGTTTCATCTGAAAACGAAATAAGAGTTCCTGCTTCTTCTGGAATAGAAAAAGATCCTAAAATTGAAAATCTTATTGCTAAAATAAAAGCTGCTCAGTCTTTTATTAAATCAAAATAAAATTTATTTTATAGAGGAGGGATATCTTGGATTTTTCACTTAATATAAAGCAGGAATTAAAACTTATTCTGACTCAGGAGATGAAACTTTCCCTGAATGTTCTTGAAATGTCCTCTATAGATTTAGAAAAATTTATAGAAAAAGAGTTCTCTAAAAATCCTATGCTTGAAGTGGATTTTTCAACAAGAACCTATAAATCTCAAGGTGATGATTCTGAAGAATCATCTCCTTTTGATTTTATAAGCAAAGAGAAAAACCTCATAGACTTTCTTGAAGAACAGATAGGTTTTTTAAAAATAAATAAAGAAATGAGATTCTTATGCAATTTTATCATTAATAATCTTGATAAAAGAGGATTTCTTCCTGTTTCTAGAGAAGAACTTAAAGCAGGCTGTGGTTTTCCTTTAAAATATATTGATGAAGCAATTAAGATTATAAAAACTCTTGATCCTATTGGAATAGGAGCTAAAAATCTTGAAGAATGTCTAATCATACAACTTCATAAAAAGAATATTAATGACTCAAAACTTGAATATATAATTAATAATTTTCTTCAAGAACTAGCTTCTTCAAAATATGAAATTATATGTTCTAAACTTAATATCTCAACTGACGATGTAATAAAATATTTAGAAATTATAAAAACTTTAAACCCTCTTCCTTCTAGAGGATTTTATATGGGTGACAACATAAGATTTATAGAACCTGATGCAGAAATTAAAAATATAGATGGGAAATATAAAGTTATAATGTCTGAAAAGAATATCCCTAAACTAAAACTTAAGTCTCTGGAAAATAGTCAAGAAATCACAGGAGAAGAAAAAAATTATTTTAACTCTGCAGTAAATCTTATTAAGTGCATTGAAAAAAGACAAGCTACTTTGGAAAAAATTTTAAATATTATTCTAGAAAAGCAATATTCTTATTTTTCAAATTCTGAAGGAAAATTAAATTCTCTTACATTAAAAGATATTTCCTCTGTACTAAAAATCCATGAATCCACTATTTCAAGAGCTATAAAAAATAAATATATCCTCACTGACCGTGGAATAGAGAGAATTAAAGATATGTTTATAATCAATAATAAAAAACTTTTTATTAAGGAAAGAATTGAAGAACTTATACTTGAAGAAGACAGAAGCAAACCTCTTTACGACAATGAAATTGCAGCTATTTTAGAAAAAGAAAATTTAAAAACAGCTAGAAGAACTGTTGTTAAATACCGTGAGGAACTTGGAATTAAACCTGCTTACAAAAGAAAACTAAAAGATAATTTCTAGAATATTAAAAACAGGAGGATCAAATGGAAAATTCCCTGATTGATATAAAAGAGCATGTAAAAAAATATGCTAATGTTATTACCAGTCTTATCAATGTTGATGTTGGGATAGTTGATAAAAACATGAGAAGGGTTACTGGCACAGGACTCTATAAAAATATTGAAGGAGTTCTTGCTCTTGGAAGTGTTTATAGAAACACACTTGAAACAGGAAAAACAAACATTATCAGAAATCCTAGACAGCACAACCTTTGTTCCCAATGTCTTGATAAAAATAACTGCCGTGAAAAGCTTGAAATTGCAACACCTATTTATTGCAGAGATGAAATTGTTGGTGTTCTTGGGCTTGTTTGCTTTAACGATGAGCAAAAAGAAAAAATTCTTAATGCCCTTGATTCTTATCTTAATTTTACAAAACAAATTGCCGAATTTATAGGTATAAAATTTTATGAATATCAAGAAGAAGCTTTAAAAAAAGAAAGAGAAGAAACACTTAACCAGATTTTAAATAATATGACAAATGGTGTTCTTGTAAGTGACTGTAATGATGTTATTCTTATGATTAATAATATTGGCTTTAAAAAACTTGCACTTTCCTCTTCAGTTCTAGGAAAAAAAGTAAAAATAATAAGTCAAAATGAAACTATTATGAATGAAGAAGTTTTTAAACTTTTTATAGAAAATAACGAATATACTGTTGCGGGAAAAGTTATCCCTCTTGCTCTTCCAAACAGTAAAAAAGCAAATGCTCTTCTTTTTGATGATATTCAAAAAATTAACAGCAGTATTGTTGAAATTGCAAATGCAGACAACACAATAAATCTTAATAATATAATAGGAAATTCTCCAGCTACTCTTCAATTAAAAGAGAATATAAAAAAAGTTGCTGACAGTACATCTACTGTTCTGATAACTGGAGAAAGTGGAACAGGAAAAGAACTTGTTGCCCGTTCCCTTCATAATCAAGGAAACAGAAAAGATAAGCCTTTTGTTGTTATAAATTGTTCTGCTATTCCTGATACACTTCTTGAAAGTGAACTTTTTGGATATGTAAAAGGAGCTTTTACTGGAGCAAACCAAAATGGGCGTATGGGAAAATTTGAACTTGCAAATAATGGGGTAATATTTCTTGATGAAATAGGAGATATGCCTCTTTATCTTCAGGCAAAACTTTTAAGAGTTATACAAGATAAAAAAATAGAAAGAATAGGTTCAAATAAAAGTATCGATCTTGATATAAGAATAATTGCTGCTACAAATGTTGACCTTTTGAAAAACATAAAAGAGCAAAAATTTAGAAGTGATTTATACTATAGATTAAATGTTATACCTATTTCTATTCTCCCTTTAAGAGAAAGAAAAGAAGATATTATTCCTATAATAAATAATCTTATATATAAATATAATAAAATATCAGATAAATTTGTACATACTATTGAAAAAGAAGTTCTTGAGGCACTTACTGAATATAACTGGCCTGGAAATGTTAGGGAATTGGAAAATGTCATTGAGCTTATGATTAATATGAGCAGCGAAGATGGAATAATTACTACAAAAATGCTTCCTGAAAATATTTTAAACAATTCTTCCAAGCTTTCTTCTCCTGCTGATAAAGTTATTCTTAAGGAAGATATGACACTTGATAACTTTGAAAATATTGAGAAAAAATATATTGAAAAAGCCCTTTCTATTTATGGAAATGATACTGATG
The DNA window shown above is from Fusobacterium perfoetens and carries:
- the rpoN gene encoding RNA polymerase factor sigma-54, which encodes MDFSLNIKQELKLILTQEMKLSLNVLEMSSIDLEKFIEKEFSKNPMLEVDFSTRTYKSQGDDSEESSPFDFISKEKNLIDFLEEQIGFLKINKEMRFLCNFIINNLDKRGFLPVSREELKAGCGFPLKYIDEAIKIIKTLDPIGIGAKNLEECLIIQLHKKNINDSKLEYIINNFLQELASSKYEIICSKLNISTDDVIKYLEIIKTLNPLPSRGFYMGDNIRFIEPDAEIKNIDGKYKVIMSEKNIPKLKLKSLENSQEITGEEKNYFNSAVNLIKCIEKRQATLEKILNIILEKQYSYFSNSEGKLNSLTLKDISSVLKIHESTISRAIKNKYILTDRGIERIKDMFIINNKKLFIKERIEELILEEDRSKPLYDNEIAAILEKENLKTARRTVVKYREELGIKPAYKRKLKDNF
- a CDS encoding sigma-54 interaction domain-containing protein: MENSLIDIKEHVKKYANVITSLINVDVGIVDKNMRRVTGTGLYKNIEGVLALGSVYRNTLETGKTNIIRNPRQHNLCSQCLDKNNCREKLEIATPIYCRDEIVGVLGLVCFNDEQKEKILNALDSYLNFTKQIAEFIGIKFYEYQEEALKKEREETLNQILNNMTNGVLVSDCNDVILMINNIGFKKLALSSSVLGKKVKIISQNETIMNEEVFKLFIENNEYTVAGKVIPLALPNSKKANALLFDDIQKINSSIVEIANADNTINLNNIIGNSPATLQLKENIKKVADSTSTVLITGESGTGKELVARSLHNQGNRKDKPFVVINCSAIPDTLLESELFGYVKGAFTGANQNGRMGKFELANNGVIFLDEIGDMPLYLQAKLLRVIQDKKIERIGSNKSIDLDIRIIAATNVDLLKNIKEQKFRSDLYYRLNVIPISILPLRERKEDIIPIINNLIYKYNKISDKFVHTIEKEVLEALTEYNWPGNVRELENVIELMINMSSEDGIITTKMLPENILNNSSKLSSPADKVILKEDMTLDNFENIEKKYIEKALSIYGNDTDGKKYISEKMNIGLTTLYRKMKKYNIK